A window of the Dermacentor variabilis isolate Ectoservices unplaced genomic scaffold, ASM5094787v1 scaffold_12, whole genome shotgun sequence genome harbors these coding sequences:
- the LOC142566060 gene encoding ADP-ribosylation factor-like protein 3 codes for MGLLALLRKLKSTPDRELRILLLGLDNAGKTTILKKLASEDITHITPTQGFNIKSVQAEGFKLNVWDIGGQRKIRPYWQNYFENTDVLLYVIDSSDRARFEETGVELAELLSEDKLLGVPLLVLANKQDLVHSAPAAELADGLNLPAVRDRPWQIQACSALSGEGLKDGLEWVCKTIKRK; via the exons ATG GGACTCCTGGCACTGCTTAGGAAGCTCAAGTCGACGCCCGACCGCGAGCTGCGGATCTTGTTGCTGGGTCTGGACAACGCCGGCAAGACAACCATCCTCAAGAAGTTGGCGTCGGAAGACATCACGCACATCACGCCGACACAG GGTTTCAACATCAAGAGTGTGCAAGCCGAAGGCTTTAAGCTCAACGTCTGGGATATCGGCGGCCAGCGCAAGATTCGGCCTTACTGGCAGAACTACTTCGAGAACACCGATGTGCTG CTGTACGTGATCGACAGCTCGGACAGGGCGCGATTCGAGGAGACAGGCGTGGAGCTCGCCGAGCTGCTCTCCGAGGACAAGCTGCTGGGAgtaccgttgctcgtgctggcCAATAAACAGGACTTGGTGCACAGCGCGCCGGCCGCTGAGCTGGCCGACGGCCTCAACCTGCCCGCCGTTCGCGACCGGCCCTGGCAGATACAGGCCTGCAGTGCGCTCTCTGGCGAGGGACTTAAG